AAACAGATCCCGTAAGGCCATTCCCGTACCGGGAGTTCATTTCGCCGGCAAGTGGGTAACGCGGCTCAGTCCCTGAGCAGATCCGGGATTCCCGCCCCGTCGGGCTCGTCCCGTTCGGCCGAGACGACCGTCAGCTGCTGGGTGGCCCGCGTCAGTGCGACGTAGAGCACACGCAGGCCGGCCGGGGACTCGTCGGCGATCTCCGCCGGGGAGACCACGACCGTCGCGTCGTACTCCAGGCCCTTCGCCTCCAGGCTGCCGAGCGCCACGACCCGGTCGCCGAGTCCGGCGAGCCAGCGGCGGGCCTCCTCGCGGCGCTGCATGGCGACGACCACGCCCACCGTGCCGTCGACCCGCTCCAGCAGCCTCGCCGCCTCGTGGCGGACGGTGTCGCCCAGCGTGTCCTCCACGACGGTGAAGCGCGGCTCGACGCCGGTGGAGCGGACCGCCTTCGGCGACACCGAGCCGGGCATGGCGAGGGCGAGCACCCTCGCGGCCAGCTCGGCGATCTCCGCCGGGTTGCGGTAGTTCACGGTGAGCTCGAAGCGGCGGCGCGGGCGGGTGCCGAGGGCCTCGTCGCGGGCCTCGGCGGCCTCGTCCGGGTCGGACCAGGAGGACTGCGCCGGGTCGCCGACGACCGTCCAGGTGGCGTGCCGGCCGCGGCGGCCGACCATGCGCCACTGCATCGGGGTGAGGTCCTGGGCCTCGTCGACGATGACGTGGGCGTACTCGGTGCGCTCGGCCGCCAGCCGCTCGGCGCGCTCGCGCTGGGACTCCTCGCGCACCGGCATCAGCTCCTCCAGGCCGGTGAGCTGGTCGAGCGGGTCCAGCTCGCGCTTCTTGCGGGGCCGGGCGGGGGCGCCGAGGACGGCCTGGAGCTCGTCGAGCATCGCGATGTCGTGCACGGAGCAGCCGTCGCGCCTGAGGGAGCGGGCGACCTTGCGGACCTCGCCGGGGTTGAGGATCCGCCGGGCCCAGCGGCCGAGGCGCCGCTCGTCGGCCATGGCGTCCAGGACGGCCGCCGGGGTCAGCTCCGGCCACCAGGCGTCGAGGAAGGCGGTGAAGGCGTCCTCGGAGGTGATGTCCTCGTCGAAGGAGGAGCGCAGCTCGGCGGCGAGCTCCGGGTCGGTGTGCCGGCCGGCCGCGCCGGACTGCTCCCACAGGGCGTCCAGGAGGAGCTTGCGGGCGCGGGGGCGCAGCAGGTTCACGGGGGCGGTGCCGCCGAGGGCGGCGCGGCGGATGCCCGCCAGTTCGTCGGCCTCCAGCTCCAGGCGGCGGCCGAAGGCGACCACGCGCAGCCGGTCCGGTGAATCGTTCAGCTCCAGGGCTCCGCGCGCTGCCTTGCGCAGCACCTTGAGCATGCGGGAGGAGCCCTTGGCGCGGGCCACCGCCGGGGAGTCGTAGAGCGTGGCCTCGGCGCCGTCGACGAGGGAGCCGATGGCGCGGATGGCGACCTGGCCCTCCTCGCCGAGCGAGGGCAGCACGCCCTCGGTGTAGGCGACGAGCAGCGGGGTCGGGGAGACGATCAGGATGCCGCCCGCGTACCGGCGCCGGTCCTGGTAGAGGAGGTAGGCCGCGCGGTGCAGGGCGACGGCGGTCTTGCCGGTGCCGGGGCCGCCCTCGACGTAGGTGACGGAGGCGGCGGGGGCGCGGATGACCAGGTCCTGCTCGGCCTGGATGGAGGCGACGATGTCGCGCATGGTGTGGCTGCGGGCCTGGCCGAGGGCGGCCATCAGGGCGCCGTCGCCGATGACGGGCAGTTCGTGGCCGTCGAGGAAGGCCTTCAGCTCGGGGCGCATCAGGTCGTCCTCGACGCCGAGGACCTTGCGGCCCTTGGAGCGGATGACCCGGCGGCGGACGACCCGGCCGGGGTCGACGGGCGTCGAGCGGTAGAAGGGGGCGGCGGCCGGGGCGCGCCAGTCGATGACCAGCGGGGCGTAGTCCTGGTCGAGGACGCCGATGCGGCCGATGTGCAGGGTCTCGGCGATGTCGGCGGTGTTGTCCTCGCGGACGGCGCCCTCGGCGGGCTCGACGGCGGTGTAGGCGCCGTCGGGGCCCTTCTTGCCGTCCTTGCCGAGCAGCAGGTCGATGCGGCCGAAGAGGAAGTCCTCGAACTCGTTGTTGAGCCGGTTCAGGTGGATGCCGGCCCGGAAGACCTGCGCGTCCCGCTCGGCGAGCGCGCCGGGCGTGCCGACCTGGCCGCGCTGGGCGGCGTCGTTCATGAGGAACTCCGCCTCGTGGATCTTCTCCTCGAGACGCCGGTACACCCGGTCCAGGTGTTCCTGTTCGACGCCGATCTCTCTGTCTCTCAGGGAGTCGAGCGCGGTTTCCTGAGGTGCCTGAGCGGCCACCGGGCCCCCTTCTGACGTGCTGGGCAGCCGTCCACCGTACGCGAAGGGGACCCGGTAAGGCTACGCGTCGACCTCGACCAGCCGCTTGCCGTCGAAGGTCACGACCTCGAAGTGGTCGATCTCGTTCGGCTCGAAGGCGGCGCCGCCCTGGACGTACAGCGGCTGCTTGGCCTTCTCGGTCCTGGCGTCGGGGAGGCCGTAGCCCCACTCCGGGACGGACCAGGAGGACAGGGTCTCCCGCTCGCCGTTCTTGCCGACCGCGACGAGGGCGCACTTGAGCGGGCCCTTGACGTTCTTCAGTTCGGTGACCACGCCCGTCCCCCAGTCCTTCTTCTGGACTGCGACGGTCGCGGTGACCTTGGTGTTCGGGTCGGTGGCGGAGATCTTGTCGGAGATGCCGTCGAAGGCCTCCTTGGCGGGGCTCGCGGCGAGCGGGCGGTTCTCCGCGCCGCCGCCGTCACCGCCGCCGTTCGTCGCGACCGCGACGAAGGGGCCGCCGATGATCAGCGCGCCGGCCGCGGCCACCATGTAGAAGCTGCGGCGGCGCTTCTGGGCGCGCCGTTCCGCGACCTCGTCGACCAGCTTCTCCACCATGCGCGGCCTGGGCTTCGCGGACAGCGACTCGCCGATCGCGGGGGTGCTGCCGGAGCCGGGCAGGTCGGCGAGGGCGGCGAGCATCGGCTCCATGCCGGCCAGCTCGTCGAGCTGCTGGGCGCACCACTCGCAGGTCGCGAGATGGGCTTCGAAGGCGGTCGCTTCGGCGTCGTCGAGGATGCCGAGGGCGTAGGCGCCGACGGTCTCGTGCTCGTTCGGCACCGGAGATTCCTGCATGGGTCCAGACATACCCATGCCTCCCGTACCGAACCCCTGGTTACCCCCGTAAACACTCATCACGCCGTCACCCCCCGCTCCTCCAGTGCGAGCTTCATCGAACGCAGGGCGTAGAACACCCTGGAGCGGACGGTTCCGCTGGGTATGCCCAGGGTCTCGGCCGCCTCATTGACGGTACGCCCCTTGAAGTACGTCTCGACGAGCACCTCCCGGTGAGCGGGGGTCAGGTCGTCGAGTGCGTCCGAGAGAGTCATCAGCCACAGCGCCTTGTCGATCTCGTCCTCCGCGGGGATGACCTCCAGCGGCGACGGGTCGACCTCCTGCGGCCGGGCCTGCCGGCTGCGGTGGCCGTCGATGACGATGCGCCGGGCGACCGTCACCAGCCAGGGGCGTACCGATCCGGTCGCACGATTGAGCTGACCGGCGTTCTTCCAGGCACGGATGAGCGTCTCCTGCACCACGTCCTCGGCGCGCTGCCGGTCTCCGGCGACCAGGCGCAGGACATATGCCAGCAGGGGTCCGGCGTGTTCGCGGTAGAGCGCACGCATCAGCTCCTCGTCGGGTTCCGAGGGCTGGGACATGCGATGTCGGGCCCTCGGTGCACGTTCATTGGCCACGACGGAATCCTTGCGCACGCCCACCTCCGATGTCCGGGGGTTCCCCCAGTCGGTCGCTCGACAAGCCGTACGGACGCGAGCCGTTGGGCGTTCAAAGAGACGTGACAGATTTCTTCGAAGTGACGTGACGAGGGGGACATGCGGTCACATTCCCACCCCTCGTTCTTTACATTTCCGCCACATCGGCAACTTCAAGCCACGCCTTCCCTACGGGGCCGTAGGTAAACGGCATGTAATCGAAATCACTTCGAGAGTGCGGTCGCAGAAGTAGCATTTAGGACAGGGAATTGAGTGCAGCGGGCACCCAACTGCGTTTCAGGCGCGGGCGAGTGCCGCGCGGCGGCGGTGCCGGGCGACCCTCTCGCGGTTCCCGCAGACCTCGCTGGAGCACCAGCGCCTCCTGCGCCCCCGCGAGGTGTCGAGGTACACGATCGGGCAGTTGTCGCCCGCGCACTCGCGCAGGGCCGCACGGGCCGCGGGGTCGGTGAGGAGGTCGACGGCGTCCCGGGCGACGGCCGCGAGCAGGGCCGCGCGGCCGGGCGGGCCGTCCAACCGCCGTACGAGGTCGCCGTCTTCGCCGCGGACCGCGCGCGGGGCCGGGGGCGCGGTCCGCGCCAGGTCGTTGACGCGCGCCAGGGCGAGGTCGTACGCCGGGACGCCTGGCCTGGGCCGGCCGCGCACCAACCGGTCGATCTGGCCGCGCAGTTCGCGGAAGGCGACGAGCCAGCCGGCGTCGGTGTGGGCGAGGGAGGTGCCCGCCGGGACCAGACCGGAGCCGGTGATCCAGGCGCGCAGCACGTCCACGGAGTCCAGCCGCTCCTCCGGATGCGTGGTGGAGAGCAGATCCAGGCAGATCCGCCCGGCGTCGAACCGCAGCTCGTAGGGGGCCGTGGCCGTACCCAGTGCCATGTGCCTGTCACCGCCTAGGTCGGTGAGACGCCTGTGAGAGGGCTGGGAAACCGTTCCCTCTTACAGTGCCTGCCCGGCGGCGCGCGGGAAACCCCCCGCGCGCCGCGCGGTCAGGGCACGCGAGACGGCCCCGCCCGGACTCCGGCGCGACCCCACCGCGAGACGGCCCCGCCCGGACTCCGGCGCGACCCCACCGCGAGACGGCCCCGCCCGGACTCCGGCGCGATCCCACCGCGAGACGGCCCCGCCCGGACTCCGGCGCGATCCCACCACGAGACGACCCCGCCCAGACCGCAGCACGATGCCACCGCGAAGCGGCCCCGCCCAAGACCCCAGCGCGACCCCACCACAAGACGACCCCGCCCAAGACCCCAGCGCAACCCCACCACAAGACGACCCCGCCCAAGACCCCAGCGCGATGCCACCGCGAAGCGGCCCCGCCCAGACCCCGGCGCGATTCCGCCCAACCCCGGCGCGTGCCTGTGCGTCCGCGTGTTTCGTCTCCGCCTACGCGTCCGCGTACTTCGTCTCCGCCGCCGGGTCCAGGGCCAGGCGGTAGCCGCGCTTGACCACCGTCTGGATCAGCTTCGGCGTGCCGAGGGCCGTGCGCAGGCGGGCCATCGCCGTTTCGACCGCGTGCTCGTCGCGGCCGGAGCCGGGCAGGGCGCGCAGCAGGTCGGCGCGGGAGACGACCCAGCCCGGCCGGCGGGACAGGGCGCGCAGGAGGGACATGCCCGCGGGCGGCACCGGCTTGAGGTCGCCGTCGACCAGGACGGCGTGGCCGCGGATCTCCACCCGGTGCCCGGCGATGGGCAGCGAGCGGGCCCGCGCGGGCAGTTCCTGGCAGAGCAGCTGGACGAGGGGCCCGAGCCGGAAGCGCTCGGGCTGGATCGTGTCAATGCCGCGGGACTGCAGGGGCAGGGCGGTGACCGGGCCGACACAGGCCGGCAGGACGTCGTGGTTCAGGGCGGCCAGCACCTCGGGGAGCAGTCCGCGTTCCTCCGCCCGGGAGAGGAAGGAGGCCGCGGCCGGGGCGCTGGTGAACGTCAGCGCGTCCACCCCCCGGGACACCGTCGCGTCCAGGAGCCGGTCGACCGGGCCGAGGTCCTCCGGCGGCATCCACCGGTAGACGGGCACGCCGACGACCTCGGCGCCACCCTCCCGCAGCGCCTCCACGAAGCCCGGCAGCGGCTCGCCGTGCAGCTGGATCGCGATGCGCAGGCCCTCGACGCCCTCCTCCAGCAGCCGGTCGAGCACCTCGGCCATGGACTCCGACGACGGCGACCACTCCTCGGTCAGCCCGGCGGCCCGGACCGCGCCCTTCACCTTCGGCCCGCGCGCCAGGATCCGCACGCCGGCCAGCCGCGACAGCAGCTCCTCGCCCAGGCCCCAGCCGTCGGCGGCCTCGACCCAGCCCCGGAACCCGATCGCGGTCGTGGCCACGACGATGTCCGGAAGCTGCTCGATGATCTCCTTGGTCGCGGCCAGCAGTTCACTGTCGTCGGCGAGCGGCACGATCCGCAGGGCGGGGGCGTGCAGGACGGCGGCACCACGTCGCTGCAGCAGCGCCCCCAGCTCGTCGGCCCGGCGCGCGGCCGTCACACCCACGGTGAAACCCGCCAGGGGTCCGTGGTCCGGTCGCTGTTCTTCCTCGTACATGGCTCTCGTCCCGCACTCGAGTCGTCGTACTTCATGGGTACGGCGTACCTACATGCCGATCGAGCCTGTCAACGGCTCGTGACAGGCCCGGATCGGCGTGATGTCGGCGGTGTTACGTCACACCTTCGCGTAGCTGAGCTGCGGCTTCGTCTCCGAGGCCGCCGACGTTTCGGGTACCCGGGGAGCCGTACGGCGAAGGTATACGGCCCAGGTGACCGTGAAGCACACCGCGTAGAAGGCGAGGAAGGCGACGAACGCGCCGGTACCGGAGCCGTAGGAGAGGAAGGACTGGCGGAAGGCGAGGTTGATGCCGACACCGCCGAGGGCGCCCACCGCGCCGATCAGGCCCATGGAGGCTCCGGAGAGCCGACGCCCGTAGGCCGCGGCCTCCTCGCCCTTCAGTCCCTTGGCGAGGGCCTTGTTCTGGAAGATGCCCGGGATCATCTTGAACGTCGAGCCGTTGCCGAGCCCGCTGAGCACGAACAGCACCACGAAGGCGGCGGTGAACAGCGCCAGCGACTTCTCCATGGAGGCGCCGATCAGGACGGCCGTCGCGGCGCCCATCGCCACGTAGTTCCACAGGCTGATCTTCGCGCCACCGTACCGGTCGGCGAGCCAGCCGCCGACGGGCCGGATCAGGGAGCCGAGCAGCGGGCCGAGGAAGGTGACGTAGGCGGCCTGCAGCGGCGTACGGCCGAACTGGTTCTGCAGGACCTGGCCGAAGGCGAAGCTGTAGCCGATGAAGGAGCCGAAGGTGCCGATGTAGAGGACGGACATGATCCACGTGTGGGCGTCCCGCGCGGCGTCCTTGGCGGCACCGGTGTCGTTCTTGACGTTCTCCAGGTTGTCCATGAAGAGCGCGGCCATCACGGCGGCGACGACGATCAGCGGGATGTAGACGCCGAGCAGCACGCGCGGCCCGCCGCCGGCGCCGATGATCGCGAGCGCGGCCAGCTGGATCACCGGCACGCCGATGTTGCCGCCACCGGCGTTCAGGCCGAGGGCCCAGCCCTTCTTCCGCAGCGGGAAGAAGGCGTTGATGTTGGTCATGGAGGAGGCGAAGTTGCCGCCGCCGACGCCGGCGAGGAGGCCGACGAGCAGGAAGGTCGAGAAGCTGGTGCCCGGCTCCATCACGAGGAACGCGGCGACCGTCGGGATCAGCAGCATGCCGGCCGAGATGATCGTCCAGTTGCGGCCGCCGAAGATGGCGACGGCGAAGGTGTAGGGGACGCGGACGACCGCGCCGACCAGCGTGACCATCGAGGTCAGCATGAACTTGTCGGCCGGGGTCAGCCCGTACTCCGGGCCCATGAAGAGCACCAGCACGGACCACAGGGTCCAGATCGAGAAGCCGATGTGCTCGGACAGCACGGAGAAGAAGAGGTTCCGGCGGGCGATCTTCTCTCCCGTCTCCTGCCAGAAGGTCTCGTTCTCCGGATCCCAGTGCTGGATCCAGCGTCCGCCCCTGCTCGGGGGTGCGGGTGCCGTGCCAGGGCCTGTCATGACGCCTCCACTGTGCTCCAGGACTCGGTTGTACCTGAGTGACTGATCCCGAAGGTAGGGAGGGCGCGTTTCCTGCCTGTGCCAGCGAGTGACCGCGAGGGAACTTTGCTCTCACCCCGCGTCCGGGCGGGATGAGAGGTTCCGACGGTTCCGGTCACGGCCGCGGGGGCTGCCAGTGAGGGTTCTGCTGAGGATACGGCGGGTTGTGGGGGGCGGGGGGCTGAGCACCGTAGGGGCCGGGGGCGGGCTGACCCGGGTACGGCCCCGGCGCGGGCTGGGCACCGTACGGACCTGGCGCGGGCTGAGCACCGTAAGGGCCCGGGGCGGGCCGGCCGGGATACGGCGCCGGCTGGGCGTACGGACCTGGCACACCGGCAGGCCCTCCCGGGACACCGCCGTACGGTCCGCCCGCGAACGGGTTCCCCTGCCCGGGGAGCTGCGCCCCGGGAGGCAGGTACCGCGTCCGGCCGTTCTGGTCCGTCACCGGCACGAAGCCGGACGCCCGCAACCGGGCGGCGAACTTGGCGTTGCGCTTGC
This genomic stretch from Streptomyces sp. Go-475 harbors:
- a CDS encoding UvrD-helicase domain-containing protein; the protein is MAAQAPQETALDSLRDREIGVEQEHLDRVYRRLEEKIHEAEFLMNDAAQRGQVGTPGALAERDAQVFRAGIHLNRLNNEFEDFLFGRIDLLLGKDGKKGPDGAYTAVEPAEGAVREDNTADIAETLHIGRIGVLDQDYAPLVIDWRAPAAAPFYRSTPVDPGRVVRRRVIRSKGRKVLGVEDDLMRPELKAFLDGHELPVIGDGALMAALGQARSHTMRDIVASIQAEQDLVIRAPAASVTYVEGGPGTGKTAVALHRAAYLLYQDRRRYAGGILIVSPTPLLVAYTEGVLPSLGEEGQVAIRAIGSLVDGAEATLYDSPAVARAKGSSRMLKVLRKAARGALELNDSPDRLRVVAFGRRLELEADELAGIRRAALGGTAPVNLLRPRARKLLLDALWEQSGAAGRHTDPELAAELRSSFDEDITSEDAFTAFLDAWWPELTPAAVLDAMADERRLGRWARRILNPGEVRKVARSLRRDGCSVHDIAMLDELQAVLGAPARPRKKRELDPLDQLTGLEELMPVREESQRERAERLAAERTEYAHVIVDEAQDLTPMQWRMVGRRGRHATWTVVGDPAQSSWSDPDEAAEARDEALGTRPRRRFELTVNYRNPAEIAELAARVLALAMPGSVSPKAVRSTGVEPRFTVVEDTLGDTVRHEAARLLERVDGTVGVVVAMQRREEARRWLAGLGDRVVALGSLEAKGLEYDATVVVSPAEIADESPAGLRVLYVALTRATQQLTVVSAERDEPDGAGIPDLLRD
- a CDS encoding zf-HC2 domain-containing protein; the protein is MSGPMQESPVPNEHETVGAYALGILDDAEATAFEAHLATCEWCAQQLDELAGMEPMLAALADLPGSGSTPAIGESLSAKPRPRMVEKLVDEVAERRAQKRRRSFYMVAAAGALIIGGPFVAVATNGGGDGGGAENRPLAASPAKEAFDGISDKISATDPNTKVTATVAVQKKDWGTGVVTELKNVKGPLKCALVAVGKNGERETLSSWSVPEWGYGLPDARTEKAKQPLYVQGGAAFEPNEIDHFEVVTFDGKRLVEVDA
- a CDS encoding sigma-70 family RNA polymerase sigma factor, with protein sequence MSQPSEPDEELMRALYREHAGPLLAYVLRLVAGDRQRAEDVVQETLIRAWKNAGQLNRATGSVRPWLVTVARRIVIDGHRSRQARPQEVDPSPLEVIPAEDEIDKALWLMTLSDALDDLTPAHREVLVETYFKGRTVNEAAETLGIPSGTVRSRVFYALRSMKLALEERGVTA
- a CDS encoding nitrate/nitrite transporter, which codes for MTGPGTAPAPPSRGGRWIQHWDPENETFWQETGEKIARRNLFFSVLSEHIGFSIWTLWSVLVLFMGPEYGLTPADKFMLTSMVTLVGAVVRVPYTFAVAIFGGRNWTIISAGMLLIPTVAAFLVMEPGTSFSTFLLVGLLAGVGGGNFASSMTNINAFFPLRKKGWALGLNAGGGNIGVPVIQLAALAIIGAGGGPRVLLGVYIPLIVVAAVMAALFMDNLENVKNDTGAAKDAARDAHTWIMSVLYIGTFGSFIGYSFAFGQVLQNQFGRTPLQAAYVTFLGPLLGSLIRPVGGWLADRYGGAKISLWNYVAMGAATAVLIGASMEKSLALFTAAFVVLFVLSGLGNGSTFKMIPGIFQNKALAKGLKGEEAAAYGRRLSGASMGLIGAVGALGGVGINLAFRQSFLSYGSGTGAFVAFLAFYAVCFTVTWAVYLRRTAPRVPETSAASETKPQLSYAKV
- a CDS encoding ABATE domain-containing protein, with product MALGTATAPYELRFDAGRICLDLLSTTHPEERLDSVDVLRAWITGSGLVPAGTSLAHTDAGWLVAFRELRGQIDRLVRGRPRPGVPAYDLALARVNDLARTAPPAPRAVRGEDGDLVRRLDGPPGRAALLAAVARDAVDLLTDPAARAALRECAGDNCPIVYLDTSRGRRRRWCSSEVCGNRERVARHRRRAALARA
- a CDS encoding uroporphyrinogen-III synthase; the encoded protein is MYEEEQRPDHGPLAGFTVGVTAARRADELGALLQRRGAAVLHAPALRIVPLADDSELLAATKEIIEQLPDIVVATTAIGFRGWVEAADGWGLGEELLSRLAGVRILARGPKVKGAVRAAGLTEEWSPSSESMAEVLDRLLEEGVEGLRIAIQLHGEPLPGFVEALREGGAEVVGVPVYRWMPPEDLGPVDRLLDATVSRGVDALTFTSAPAAASFLSRAEERGLLPEVLAALNHDVLPACVGPVTALPLQSRGIDTIQPERFRLGPLVQLLCQELPARARSLPIAGHRVEIRGHAVLVDGDLKPVPPAGMSLLRALSRRPGWVVSRADLLRALPGSGRDEHAVETAMARLRTALGTPKLIQTVVKRGYRLALDPAAETKYADA